A genome region from Pangasianodon hypophthalmus isolate fPanHyp1 chromosome 11, fPanHyp1.pri, whole genome shotgun sequence includes the following:
- the LOC113536763 gene encoding stereocilin, protein MALRMGKFGIVMGLIVLLGEVSTISEGNKKKDQREAVLKELVEIWRKGGGWYPRREQPSPERGQDEQIHTVLRNIVGGLKSLGLLPKKAIGLPSLNKPLDRNRLSGFLYNISMYLQEMSAELDDDISFSDDHFWENLLHSFLQSDGKIPLEDWAGRVPPRPSFRLQDLFLSLRGSPHWDGLLGLVQSILTLIEQQPQRPLLTFVSQNWKTISALLDTALQALVSGTYSQANAGLQGFICVLKGQSDCAFNLSWLQQLLTFLEARNWKPMVNLHPAGVASDHRDSNFLAGRFKPFSIPPEILREVNNKSQDIDSLSIVQALLLQALSKSNSGERAVQFAERNPDLVQGLDGLRRGFLHRVGSTVYSNLRRKVSRVTIALLDDLGSMAGEPQSTQLGKCSVGDLRQLILWGIRHNLTWNAQAMGFTSHGLPSRPSLMSCSSSETEKHNSKQQQSSKRSSLLQPQPLFLNQTESELPASAEILEAACNASIPGLTGVSNFTVFLYCNLFDGADETLDPEAGHVVPDLHVSCSNAAWYLSAAEEDFLWVHVCSEFFAQDFNNTVCANSSFWLQRAHQAAVTKDYHYLNQSSIDDLCIQLSSEVAGSSTSIATEDCLELLSARSLSAQDFRRCFLPNNSALILALCGNVSYPLVHTGWAAEYCSKILNKDSHHDSKNVLCDFLNWTAEHFTNSDLLELCGDTAGLRDYICKNMSLYVMLVPKQPVLLDYCNSISEPKQETQCVLQQLFNMLPAPYDFDTHQLCINPIPILQEAVYKLNHCEGVVDERVGWLATVSYVLQVLDFVVGLSAGLEEGEREVRQGLGQAILLSRLLDNSSFWGTLRPDASVSVLQTVGVFLRREQNLSLKEELLSCFSPVLWDLIQKEDNSSALRFLIQEYLQMPRERIRTLVLSAEKDAVKRFLSHVHQSWDQLQVETTQASPKEKEAMETMTAAFIHKFPRVTPELFVDLSQFIPYMSVSDIMNFPASLIANDSVLMAIRDHSSEMKSPQKQAFAKRLLQSNAVGDVSSWPPYFLTSVLPLLPHLPVSHFQQLTSQQLSPLVELLANSSLDAIRGRHVLRTLFSKRKNLTSDTIMRLGILICYVNSEELHRFLSIPPVSPLLWQQLAQCISDGHVSGNGRLSHWLALSLKPLNASSLSSPALASLHGVLPQLGSSFLQPLSSNDLLELFSQPDIPTFPPAQAFQILNKIFRETNISANTLCKLKPLFQGLAPAFLKNLTVPDSMGMADCQCWSSLLSDLQPAHRAMVHSALQQLLEHLSTNKTLYLHCLLPFISLKKLATELDGQTILHHIPLYRNMSWSPQQAQLLYRMIQQAENVTRDTVLHLGRIASGMSCKSLQLWANDSDFSELLRFITALPGRLRPALRKCVVEELRKRPDVDLDGFDPSFAAGLPVTMIERLSNASLSAVLNHLRRHFIDFLELPRHKQMTLAEKAIDVLMIAEDRLSGASMDLLGPLLFFLDRDMLSQVDREALKLRLEDLKQYCMPSDTFREMASLLTERSMLGEPKSWTVGDVEHVDRLVFTLSPQLLRSLQLDDLDKDTVEQVLQSQWHWKDTELGKVCADPKGLKDKIYSLIHKIIRGRRWSRREPIPICADIKGTFPSAWRWYQLNRMKRKEMKECVEFLGQDGSLDAEQRWALWTELRPVYKPVRTLRPEQILELGCIITEMSERELQAVNLSDLAVVAHVGSFKAWNPRKMRAALQGFLRRRKEKPEDLGVVELVSLGNLLCGFTPTEISRLDPFNLSMAAMFLRETFLSCSEHQTEALTARLSSPLAFGPVSGWSSEIFTEIGTLAAGLDDIVLSSLVREQIEGLTPLAISLIPPKKMAVVFSASQLSWLSSEQAWAVTDEQWQKLDNEQKQALSMALYEGDVMLGHRGRNQAPSVWFADNLKACTLLLLCTLLHLL, encoded by the exons ATGGCACTCAGAATGGGGAAGTTTGGGATTGTAATGGGGTTGATTGTCTTATTGGGTGAAGTATCCACCATTTCCGAAG gaaataaaaagaaggaCCAGAGAGAAGCAGTTCTGAAAGAGTTGGTTGAGATATGGCGGAAGGGTGGAGGCTGGTACCCCCGCAGAGAACAGCCATCTCCAGAGAGAGGACAGGATGAACAAATCCATACAGTCCTAAGGAACATTGTTGGAGGTCTCAAGTCTCTAGGACTCCTTCCCAAGAAAGCTATTGGTTTACCATCTCTTAACAAGCCACTTGACCGGAACAGGCTGTCAGGATTTCTTTATAACATCTCAATGTATCTTCAGGAAATGAGTGCTGAACTAGATGATGATATATCTTTCAGCGATGATCATTTTTGGGAAAACTTGCTGCATTCTTTTCTCCAGTCTGATGGAAAAATACCACTAGAAGATTGGGCTGGGAGGGTTCCTCCTAGACCAAGCTTCAGGCTACAAGACCTCTTCCTCTCTCTAAGAGGCAGCCCACATTGGGATGGACTACTTGGACTGGTGCAGAGCATCCTTACACTCATAGAACAGCAGCCGCAAAGACCTCTTCTCACATTTGTGTCGCAGAACTGGAAGACCATCAGTGCCTTGCTTGACACTGCTCTACAAGCTCTTGTCAGTGGGACCTATAGCCAGGCCAATGCAGGTCTCCAGGGATTTATCTGTGTCCTGAAAGGGCAAAGTGATTGTGCTTTCAACCTGAGCTGGCTGCAGCAACTCCTGACGTTCCTGGAGGCAAGGAACTGGAAACCTATGGTTAATCTGCACCCTGCAGGTGTAGCCAGTGACCACAGAGACAGTAACTTCTTGGCAGGACGTTTTAAGCCATTTAGCATTCCACCTGAGATTTTACGTGAGGTGAACAATAAATCTCAAGATATAGACAGCCTTAGCATTGTGCAAGCCCTACTTCTGCAAGCCCTGTCAAAGTCAAACAGTGGAGAAAGAGCAGTACAGTTTGCTGAGCGTAATCCTGACCTTGTCCAGGGTCTTGATGGCCTCCGACGTGGATTCCTGCACAGAGTGGGTAGCACGGTGTACAGTAATCTGAGGAGGAAGGTGTCGCGTGTGACCATAGCACTGCTGGATGATCTAGGTAGCATGGCTGGTGAGCCACAGTCCACTCAACTGGGAAAATGTTCTGTAG gtgACCTGAGACAGTTGATATTGTG GGGGATTAGACATAATCTGACATGGAATGCTCAAGCCATGGGTTTCACCTCACATGGTTTACCGAGTCGGCCATCTTTGATGTCCTGTTCATcttcagagacagaaaaacacaactcaAAACAACAGCAATCATCAAAAAGATCCAGCCTCCTCCAGCCTCAGCCATTGTTCCTTAATCAAACAGAATCAGAGCTGCCAGCCTCAGCAGAGATCCTGGAAGCAGCATGCAATGCCTCTATTCCAGGTCTCACTGGTGTTTCAAACTTTACCGTGTTTCTCTACTGTAATCTTTTTGATGGAGCTGATGAAACATTGGACCCGGAGGCTGGTCATGTAGTGCCTGACCTGCATGTCAGCTGTTCTAATGCGGCATGGTACCTCTCTGCTGCAGAGGAAGATTTCCTGTGGGTACATGTGTGCAGTGAATTCTTCGCACAAGATTTCAATAATACAGTATGTGCCAACTCTTCCTTCTGGCTACAGCGAGCCCATCAG GCTGCCGTTACCAAGGACTACCATTACCTCAACCAATCAAGTATTGATGACCTCTGCATACAACTCTCCAGTGAAGTTGCTGGCAGTTCTACAAGTATTGCAACTGAGGACTGCTTAGAACTGCTCAGTGCTAGATCTCTAAGTGCACAAGATTTCAGGAGGTGTTTTCTACCTAACAACTCCGCTCTGATATTAGCCTTGTGTGGCAATGTGTCATATCCATTAGTTCACACTGGCTGGGCTGCAGAATATTGCTCCAAAATCCTGAACAAAGATTCCCACCATGACTCCAAAAATGTTctctgtgactttttaaattgGACTGCAGAGCATTTCACCAACTCTGATCTGCTTGAACTCTGTGGAGACACTGCAGGGCTGAGGGATTATATCTGCAAGAACATGAGCCTGTACGTCATGCTGGTTCCTAAACAGCCTGTACTCTTAGACTACTGCAACTCCATATCAGAACCGAAGCAGGAGACCCAGTGTGTCCTCCAGCAGCTGTTTAACATGCTGCCTGCCCCGTATGACTTTGACACTCATCAGCTCTGTATAAATCCTATTCCCATCCTACAGGAAGCTGTGTATAAATTAAACCATTGTGAGGGTGTTGTTGATGAACGTGTGGGCTGGCTGGCCACCGTAAGCTATGTGCTCCAAGTGTTAGATTTTGTTGTGGGGCTCTCAGCAGGCCTTGAAGAAGGGGAACGGGAGGTGCGCCAGGGCCTCGGCCAAGCTATTCTTCTGTCCAGACTTCTGGACAATTCCTCTTTCTGGGGTACCCTCAGGCCTGATGCATCCGTTAGTGTGCTCCAAACTGTTGGTGTCTTTCTCAGACGAGAGCAGAATCTATCTCTTAAGGAAGAACTTCTTAGTTGTTTTAGT CCTGTCCTTTGGGATCTCATTCAAAAAGAGGACAACTCCTCTGCACTGAGATTTTTAATACAG GAATACCTCCAGATGCCGAGAGAAAGAATACGCACCCTTGTGCTGTCTGCAGAAAAAGATGCAGTGAAAAGATTTCTGTCTCATGTACATCAGAGCTGGGACCAGCTCCAAGTGGAGACAACGCAG GCTTCCCCAAAGGAAAAGGAGGCCATGGAGACTATGACTGCTGCCTTCATCCACAAATTCCCACGTGTTACGCCAGAGCTATTTGTCGACCTCTCACAGTTCATCCCGTATATGTCTGTATCTGACATAATGAATTTTCCTGCATCACTGATTGCCAACGATAGTGT GTTGATGGCTATTCGAGATCACAGCTCGGAAATGAAGTCTCCTCAGAAACAAGCTTTCGCAAAACGTCTCCTACAGTCGAATGCAGTAGGGGACGTTTCCTCTTGGCCACCATACTTCCTCACCTCTGTTCTTCCCCTTCTCCCACATCTTCCTGTCAGCCACTTCCAACAGCTGACATCCCAGCAG CTCAGCCCGCTGGTCGAACTGTTGGCTAACAGCAGTCTGGATGCCATAAGGGGGAGACATGTGCTTCGCACCCTGTTCAGCAAGAGGAAGAATCTCACAAGTGATACGATAATGAG GTTAGGCATCCTAATATGCTACGTGAATTCAGAGGAACTGCATCGTTTCCTTTCTATACCACCTGTCTCGCCTCTTCTGTGGCAGCAGCTGGCACAGTGTATTTCAGATGGTCATGTCAGTGGAAACGGCAGA CTTTCCCACTGGCTGGCCCTTTCTCTCAAACCCCTTAATGCCAGCTCGTTGTCTTCTCCGGCACTGGCCTCTCTCCATGGTGTATTACCCCAACTTGGCTCATCATTCCTGCAACCATTATCCTCAAATGATTTATTGGAACTCTTCTCTCAGCCTGATATACCTACTTTCCCACCcgcacag GCGTTccaaattttaaacaaaatattccGAGAAACAAAT ATCAGTGCCAACACACTGTGCAAGCTAAAGCCATTATTTCAGGGTTTAGCTCCTGCTTTCTTAAAAAACTTGACTGTACCTGACTCGATGGGAATGGCAGATTGTCAGTGCTGGAGCTCTCTGCTGAGCGACCTACAGCCTGCACATCGTGCAATGGTGCATAGCGCACTACAACAG CTTCTGGAGCATTTGTCGACCAATAAGACACTCTACCTGCACTGTCTTTTACCCTTCATTTCCCTGAAAAAACTGGCCACTGAGCTTGATGGACAGACGATCCTTCATCACATTCCTCTGTACAGAAACATGTCTTGGTCACCTCAACAG GCTCAGTTGCTTTACAGAATGATTCAGCAAGCTGAAAACGTCACCCGAGATACAGTACT ACATTTAGGCCGCATTGCAAGTGGGATGAGCTGTAAAAGCCTACAGCTTTGGGCCAATGATTCAGACTTTTCTGAACTGTTACGGTTTATTACAGCGCTGCCCGGCAGATTGAGGCCAGCTCTG AGGAAGTGTGTGGTAGAGGAACTTAGAAAAAGGCCAGATGTGGATCTGGATGGCTTCGACCCATCATTCGCTGCAGGATTACC CGTGACGATGATTGAGCGCCTGTCCAACGCATCACTCTCGGCCGTCCTGAACCACCTTCGAAGACACTTTATTGATTTCCTGGAGCTTCCACGACATAAGCAGATGACCTTGGCTGAGAAAGCCATCGATGTGCTT ATGATTGCTGAGGACAGACTCTCCGGGGCGTCCATGGACCTGCTGGgtcctcttctcttcttcctggACAGGGACATGTTGTCTCAGGTGGACAGAGAGGCTCTGAAGCTGCGCCTCGAGGACCTGAAACAGTACTGCATGCCCTCTGATACCTTCAGAGAAATGGCTTCTCTGCTTACAGAGAGAAGTATGCTAGG AGAGCCAAAGTCATGGACAGTAGGAGATGTTGAGCATGTAGACCGGCTAGTGTTCACCCTGTCACCTCAACTGTTGCGCTCTCTACAACTG GATGACTTAGATAAAGACACAGTTGAGCAAGTCCTGCAAAGTCAGTGGCATTGGAAAGACACAGAGCTTGGTAAAGTGTGTGCGGACCCCAAAGGACTAAAAGACAAGATTTACAGCTTAATTCACAAAATAATCAGAGGACGGAGGTGGAGCAGAAGAG AGCCAATCCCGATTTGTGCGGATATCAAAGGGACGTTTCCCTCAGCATGGCGTTGGTACCAGCTCAATCgaatgaagagaaaagaaatgaaggagTGTGTTGAGTTCCTGGGTCAGGATGGTTCTCTTGATGCTGAGCAACGCTGGGCACTGTGGACAGAACTCAGACCG GTTTATAAGCCAGTGAGGACACTCAGGCCAGAGCAGATACTGGAGCTGGGCTGTATCATCACtgagatgagtgagagagagctgcAGGCTGTGAACCTGTCTGACTTAGCTGTGGTGGCTCATGTTGGAAGCTTTAAAGCGTGGAACCCAAGAAaa ATGAGAGCGGCTCTACAGGGATTCCTGCGACGCCGCAAAGAGAAGCCTGAAGACCTTGGAGTGGTCGAGTTGGTTTCTCTTGGCAATCTACTTTGTGGCTTCACTCCCACAGAAATTTCCCGTCTAGACCCATTTAACCTGAG CATGGCTGCGATGTTCCTGAGGGAGACGTTCCTGTCATGCTCTGAGCACCAAACTGAGGCTCTGACCGCTCGACTCTCCAGCCCTCTGGCCTTCGGTCCTGTCAGTGGCTGGAGCTCTGAGATTTTCACTGAGATTGGGACTCTGGCAG ctGGACTGGATGACATAGTGTTGTCATCCCTCGTGAGGGAACAAATAGAAGGGCTGACTCCATTAGCAATATCCCTGATACCCCCAAAAAAGATGGCT GTGGTGTTCAGTGCAAGTCAGCTGTCCTGGCTGAGCTCTGAACAAGCGTGGGCTGTGACAGACGAGCAGTGGCAAAAGCTGGACAATGAGCAGAAACAAGCATTAAGCATGGCACTATATGAAGGGGATGTGATGCTTGGACACAGAG GAAGGAACCAGGCTCCCTCAGTTTGGTTTGCTGACAACCTCAAAGCATGCACACTCTTGTTACTCTGTACTCTGTTGCATTTATTATAA